The proteins below are encoded in one region of Apium graveolens cultivar Ventura chromosome 4, ASM990537v1, whole genome shotgun sequence:
- the LOC141721780 gene encoding F-box protein At1g47056-like, translated as MGQSSSTPSRPFSDSPSATISPRFLKVRSFMDFLSDRHDRNDRDSERDRERDSDCDYTSYLPDECLACVFQLLGSGDRKKCSLVCRRWLRVEGQSRYRLSLNASVEICGAIDSVFNRFDSVTKLALKCERRSESIGDEALVLISEKCRNLTRLKIRACKELSEVGLSVLARNCRSLRKFSCGSCTFGAKGMNALLDNCETLEELSVKRLRCNPDGAALEPIGPGLASNSLKTICLKELYSGQCFGPLIMGAKNLKTLKLYRCSGDWDKLLEEITSRVTSLVEVHLERIQVSDVGVATLANCVNIEILHLVKTPECTNLGLMAVAESCKLIRKLHIDGWKTNRISDEGLIAVAKHCPNLLELVLIGVNPTCVSIERLATNCRGLERLALCGSETVGDAEISCIAAKCVALKKLCIKSCPVSDHGMEALAGGCPNLVKVKVKKCRAVTSEGADWLRLNRALVAVNLDTVEPENQEVVAPGNAQEVNAAENAPETVQDVGTNVASSSNGRPRAVRSASFKSRLRLTAGRSLVACTLRRWSSFSGSTSGSSQRRT; from the coding sequence ATGGGGCAGTCATCTTCGACTCCCTCACGGCCCTTCTCCGACTCTCCCTCCGCCACAATCTCGCCGAGATTTCTCAAAGTTCGCTCCTTTATGGACTTTCTCTCCGATCGCCACGATCGTAACGATCGAGATAGCGAGAGAGATCGCGAGAGAGATAGTGATTGTGATTATACATCGTATTTGCCGGATGAGTGTTTGGCGTGTGTGTTTCAGCTTCTCGGATCCGGCGATCGGAAAAAGTGTTCGCTGGTGTGTCGCCGGTGGTTGAGAGTTGAAGGTCAGAGTCGGTATCGGTTGTCGTTGAATGCGAGTGTGGAGATTTGTGGTGCGATTGATTCGGTTTTTAATCGGTTCGATTCGGTTACGAAACTCGCGTTGAAATGTGAGAGGAGATCTGAGAGTATAGGAGATGAGGCGTTGGTTTTGATTTCGGAGAAATGTCGAAACCTTACGAGATTGAAGATTCGCGCGTGTAAGGAGTTGAGTGAGGTAGGGTTGAGTGTTTTAGCGAGGAATTGTAGGAGTTTGAGGAAGTTTTCGTGTGGTTCGTGTACGTTTGGGGCGAAAGGAATGAATGCGTTGCTTGATAATTGCGAGACGTTGGAGGAATTGTCGGTTAAGAGGTTAAGGTGTAATCCTGATGGAGCGGCATTGGAACCGATTGGTCCTGGATTGGCTTCAAATTCACTTAAGACGATTTGTTTGAAGGAGCTTTATTCGGGACAGTGTTTTGGTCCGTTGATAATGGGAGCGAAGAATTTGAAGACGTTGAAGCTTTATAGGTGTTCGGGGGATTGGGATAAACTTTTGGAGGAGATTACCAGTCGTGTGACGAGTTTAGTTGAAGTACATTTGGAGAGGATTCAGGTTAGTGATGTTGGAGTAGCCACGTTGGCTAATTGTGTGAATATTGAGATATTGCATCTTGTGAAGACTCCGGAATGTACGAATTTGGGATTAATGGCTGTGGCGGAGAGTTGTAAGCTTATTCGGAAATTGCATATTGATGGATGGAAAACGAATAGGATTAGTGATGAAGGTCTTATTGCTGTTGCAAAACATTGTCCTAATTTGCTAGAACTTGTTCTGATTGGTGTGAATCCTACGTGTGTGAGTATTGAGCGGTTGGCTACGAATTGTCGGGGTTTAGAACGGTTGGCGTTGTGTGGAAGTGAGACTGTTGGAGATGCCGAGATTTCGTGTATTGCTGCAAAATGTGTTGCTTTGAAAAAACTATGTATTAAAAGTTGTCCCGTTTCTGATCATGGTATGGAAGCTCTTGCCGGGGGATGTCCTAATTTGGTTAAGGTCAAGGTTAAGAAATGTAGAGCCGTGACTTCTGAGGGTGCAGATTGGTTGAGATTAAATAGGGCTTTAGTGGCTGTTAATTTGGACACTGTTGAGCCTGAGAACCAGGAAGTTGTTGCTCCTGGTAATGCTCAGGAAGTTAATGCTGCTGAGAATGCACCTGAAACTGTCCAAGACGTGGGTACTAATGTTGCGTCAAGCAGTAATGGTCGACCAAGGGCTGTCCGGTCAGCATCATTCAAGTCCCGGTTACGCCTTACTGCAGGAAGAAGTTTAGTTGCGTGTACTCTAAGAAGATGGTCTAGCTTCAGCGGCAGCACCTCAGGAAGTAGCCAGAGAAGGACCTGA
- the LOC141721785 gene encoding mannose-P-dolichol utilization defect 1 protein homolog 2, which yields MMDKIPMQFLGMDFTCAFQSLSNGSIPPKDCLLPLISKLLGYAIVAASTTVKLPQILKILQHKSIRGLSLVSFELEVIGYTIALAYCLHTGMPFSAYGELAFLLIQAIILVAIIYYFSQPMRTSTYIRPLLYCGIAPTILAGRIDPLLFEALYATQHAIFLFARIPQIYENFKNRSTGELSFLTSFMNSAGSLVRVFTSIQENAPTSVIAGSVVGIVTNGIILSQILAYQKPPAKKEKKTD from the exons ATGATGGACAAGATCCCAATGCAATTTCTTGGAATGGACTTCACTTGTGCTTTTCAATCACTCAGTAATGGTTCTATTCCCCCTAAAGATTGCTTGCTTCCTCTCATTTCTAAGCTTCTTGGTTATGCCATTGTTGCTGCTTCTACCACTGTTAAGCTCCCTCAG ATATTAAAGATATTGCAACACAAAAGTATTAGAGGACTTAGCCTTGTTTCCTTCGAACTTGAAGTAATTGGTTATACCATAGCTTTGGCATATTGTCTGCACACCGGAATGCCCTTTTCAGCTTATGGGGAGTTGGCATTTCTTCTGATCCAAG CTATAATTTTGGTTGCAATCATATATTATTTTTCTCAACCTATGCGGACATCAACATATATTCGACCACTGCT ATATTGTGGTATAGCACCAACTATTTTAGCTGGTCGGATTGATCCCCTTCTCTTTGAAGCTCTCTAT GCGACCCAGCATGCAATTTTTCTCTTTGCCAGAATCCCACAAATATATGAAAACTTCAAG AACCGAAGTACAGGAGAGCTCAGTTTCCTAACCTCTTTTATGAACTCTGCGGGTTCCCTAG TACGGGTTTTTACCAGCATCCAGGAAAACGCTCCAACAAGTG TTATTGCGGGATCTGTGGTGGGCATAGTGACCAATGGCATCATATTAAGCCAGATATTAGCATACCAGAAGCCACCTGCAAAGAAAGAGAAGAAAACAGACTAG